The following proteins come from a genomic window of Bactrocera tryoni isolate S06 chromosome 1, CSIRO_BtryS06_freeze2, whole genome shotgun sequence:
- the LOC120776177 gene encoding lateral signaling target protein 2 homolog isoform X1, whose product MDTFRKWLNKPKADDKSLLARFYHADRSLTAVASELDSFDGRAEPDRCSRLVSRLRQGQDKVLSITNLIMEELLGDERHPRAFRAKFPEEVLQENLAGQLWFGAECLAAGSSIMHREQESKEMRPLAQAVTKSLGNVRSLLRDQCLRNNVPNSKTLHLDINDSTTEQLYESLKIFDRLFAEFELRYVSAMVQVKTKDEYEMQEMICVLFSETLHRALKLGLIDQDKVDTFDPALMFSIPRLAIITGLVVFPKGPLNMDMPADQLSEMFRPFRTILIKIRDLLRALSKSELQQLEKLLCTNEDIQLTLPVGTSSIEAPSEDQRNNNSTTTSTNASITQNPASSTTEETLAHPLEQRNNNLTGTSPNATTWETQLHTANPSTMSPKHPPRTVKTAVGGGAGGIGTSNNGKKSHCNSCSHRSISSASSDSSALSTPAVSPTPSHSIASTTSAVLNSSTTSPADWTDDDDDDEMDGDEDDERDEEEDDVDVDDDDDDMLVNGGEADETDDDEVVIGDCENEDMVSADCATGYLIPNTNFGNLLQPQEVPLTGNFIASEDDASSNANVELEEDQPNYADVPTTSAALRRLRLSSQTEQISIESDDKATIIAAATTTTTTPSPKSSSGSQGSSDNLTSPNGSDQMSACSCEPASSTSSSSTQSNNSAPSGKQTTQRHCNNHHHHHHHHNEHSSCTPTQPHSAHSHQSPPSRHYPYHQHNHHHHHHHHHHHHRHNRSRNEQATKAKNGTAEESVSSDANSAQLASSSDVKEVTKSKMTASQSNTSSVDSSSASSLSEVVAHPLQAPSEVSQAIKVATRKRFKSIENLLHRLFVCIAGVADQLQTNFAADLRQILRSVFLMNMSPAQEDLDIPEKPKESELFEFRASEQDVIQENAGSNQSIYSAEEVNPELDSVFHNNGGGSGGGSGSGSGNNSSSSVGGCSNSNNRHSLGGAIQRGNTIDVAESNAAPSSVTAGRVHVCRSRSLGDQDHSDIGATPASSSAAARVGSQNSRLSAYISGQRQRRNRNDSVGSTSPISSSSSSSSASSENNSPISQRTSMPHTANSHNHHNNNVNNNNNNNNNTPASRASPPSSALIAPNAYAVAAATVAASNAMRNANVNARISPPAWVPDDKAPRCMSCRTQFTAFRRRHHCRNCGGVFCGVCSNATAPLPKYGLTKAVRVCRDCYVSEMRASASPTGSSAARSPPISPRSNASAATAGGS is encoded by the exons GCAGATGACAAATCTCTACTAGCACGCTTCTATCATGCAGATCGTTCACTCACAGCCGTCGCCAGCGAATTGGACAGCTTCGATGGGCGCGCAGAGCCAGATCGCTGTTCACGTCTTGTCAGCCGGCTGCGACAGGGACAG GACAAAGTACTCTCCATTACTAATTTAATAATGGAAGAGCTGCTTGGCGACGAACGTCATCCGCGTGCGTTTCGTGCGAAATTTCCCGAAGAAGTGCTGCAGGAAAATTTGGCCGGTCAGTTATGGTTCGGCGCCGAGTGCCTTGCTGCCGGCTCATCGATAATGCATCGCGAACAGGAGAGCAAAGAGATGCGTCCGTTGGCGCAGGCGGTCACAAAGAGTTTGGGTAATGTGCGTAGCTTGTTGCGTGATCAGTGCCTTCGGAATAATGTGCCGAATagcaaaacactacatttggaTATAAACGATTCCACCACAGAGCAATTGTATGAGAGTTTGAAAATATTCGATCGTTTATTTGCCGAATTCGAGTTGCGTTATGTCAGCGCTATGGTGCAGGTGAAAACAAAGGACGAATACGAGATGCAAGAAATGATTTGTGTGCTCTTTTCGGAGACTTTGCATCGTGCGCTCAAATTGGGTCTCATCGATCAGGATAAAGTGGATACATTCGATCCGGCTTTAATGTTCTCCATACCACGTTTGGCAATTATAACGGGTTTGGTAGTGTTTCCTAAAGGACCGCTCAATATGGATATGCCGGCCGATCAGTTGTCGGAAATGTTTCGACCATTTCGCACAATACTCATCAAAATACGCGATCTACTGCGTGCGTTGAGTAAAAGTGAGCTGCAACAGTTGGAGAAGTTGCTATGCACCAATGAGGACATTCAGTTAACG CTGCCGGTAGGCACCAGCAGCATCGAAGCGCCGAGTGAGGATCAACGGAACAATAACAGCACCACTACCAGCACGAATGCGTCTATCACACAAAATCCTGCCAGTAGCACAACCGAGGAAACGCTTGCCCATCCTCTGGAACAACGAAACAATAATTTAACCGGCACTTCGCCTAACGCTACTACCTGGGAGACGCAACTTCATACTGCTAACCCCAGCACAATGAGTCCGAAACATCCTCCGAGAACTGTTAAAACAGCAGTTGGTGGTGGCGCAGGTGGCATCGGCACATCCAACAACGGGAAAAAGTCCCATTGTAATTCATGCAGCCATCGCTCAATATCGTCGGCCTCTAGTGATAGTTCGGCGCTATCCACACCCGCCGTTTCGCCGACTCCATCACATTCGATTGCATCGACAACGTCTGCAGTATTGAATAGTTCGACTACCTCACCGGCAGACTGGACCGATGACGACGACGATGATGAGATGGATGGGGATGAAGATGATGAGCGCGATGAAGAAGAAGACGACGTTGATGTcgatgatgacgatgatgataTGCTGGTTAATGGGGGTGAAGCTGACGAAACCGACGATGACGAAGTTGTGATCGGTGATTGTGAGAACGAAGACATGGTATCTGCCGACTGTGCTACCGGCTATCTTATTCCAAATACAAATTTCGGCAACTTGCTGCAGCCACAAGAAGTTCCTTTGACGGGCAATTTCATAGCCAGTGAAGATGATGCTTCCAGCAATGCCAATGTGGAGCTGGAAGAAGACCAACCAAACTACGCAGATGTTCCCACCACAAGTGCAGCATTAAGACGTCTACGTCTAAGCAGTCAAACTGAACAAATCTCCATTGAGAGTGACGATAAAGCGACAATAATtgccgctgcaacaacaacaaccacaacaccCTCACCAAAGTCATCGTCAGGTTCACAAGGAAGCAGCGATAATCTGACCAGTCCCAATGGAAGTGATCAAATGTCTGCCTGTAGTTGTGAGCCTGCAAGTTCAACTTCATCGTCGTCCACACAAAGCAACAATAGTGCGCCGAGCGGGAAACAGACAACACAGCGTCATTGCAACAaccaccatcatcatcatcatcatcataatGAGCACAGTAGCTGCACGCCTACGCAACCACACAGCGCGCACAGTCATCAGAGCCCGCCAAGTCGTCATTATCCTTACCATCAACACAACCATCATCACCAccatcaccatcatcatcatcaccatcgGCATAATCGTAGCCGCAATGAACAAGCAACGAAGGCGAAAAACGGCACTGCTGAGGAAAGTGTTAGCAGTGACGCCAATTCGGCGCAGCTCGCGAGTTCAAGTGATGTCAAAGAGGTCACGAAGTCGAAAATGACCGCCAGTCAAAGCAACACCTCGAGCGTAGATAGCAGTAGCGCATCTTCGTTGTCGGAAGTTGTTGCGCATCCGCTGCAAGCGCCCAGTGAAGTCAGCCAGGCAATAAAAGTGGCTACACGCAAACGTTTCAA AAGTATCGAAAATCTATTGCATCGTCTCTTCGTATGCATAGCCGGCGTGGCTGATCAGCTGCAGACCAATTTCGCCGCCGATTTGCGCCAAATTTTGCGCAGCGTATTCCTCATGAATATGTCGCCGGCGCAAGAGGATTTGGATATACCCGAAAAACCAAAGGAATCGGAATTATTTGAATTCCGCGCGTCCGAACAAGATGTGATACAGGAGAATGCCGGCTCCAATCAGAGCATTTATTCAGCCGAAGAAGTTAATCCCGAGCTGGACAGTGTATTCCACAATAATGGCGGTGGTAGTGGCGGCGGCAGCGGTTCAGGCagtggcaacaacagcagcagcagtgtCGGCGGCtgtagcaacagcaacaatcggCATTCCCTCGGCGGCGCCATACAGCGTGGCAATACTATAGACGTGGCTGAGTCGAACGCAGCGCCGTCTAGTGTAACAGCCGGTCGCGTGCATGTTTGTCGCAGTCGTAGTTTAGGTGATCAGGATCATAGTGATATTGGCGCGACGCCTGCCTCATCCTCTGCCGCTGCGAGGGTTGGTAGTCAGAACAGCCGCTTAAGCGCCTACATAAGCGGCCAACGGCAGCGACGAAATCGTAACGACTCGGTGGGCAGCACATCGCCCATATCATCGTCGTCGTCCTCATCATCTGCCTCGTCCGAAAATAACTCGCCAATTAGCCAGCGCACATCAATGCCGCACACCGCCAACAGTCACAACCACCACAATAACaatgttaacaacaacaacaataataataacaatacacCAGCCAGCAGAGCATCACCACCGTCTAGCGCGCTCATAGCACCGAACGCATACGCGGTCGCCGCTGCCACCGTAGCCGCCTCCAACGCGATGCGCAACGCCAATGTGAATGCACGCATTTCGCCGCCCGCCTGGGTGCCGGACGATAAGGCGCCACGCTGCATGAGCTGTCGCACACAGTTCACCGCATTCCGTCGGCGTCACCACTGTCGCAACTGCGGCGGCGTATTCTGCGGTGTCTGCTCCAATGCAACGGCACCATTGCCCAAATATGGACTGACAAAGGCGGTGCGCGTTTGCCGCGATTGTTACGTGAGCGAGATGCGCGCGAGCGCTAGCCCGACGGGCAGCAGCGCCGCACGCTCGCCGCCCATATCACCGCGTTCCAACGCGTCGGCGGCAACTGCTGGCGGTTCGTAG
- the LOC120776177 gene encoding lateral signaling target protein 2 homolog isoform X2, whose amino-acid sequence MDTFRKWLNKPKADDKSLLARFYHADRSLTAVASELDSFDGRAEPDRCSRLVSRLRQGQDKVLSITNLIMEELLGDERHPRAFRAKFPEEVLQENLAGQLWFGAECLAAGSSIMHREQESKEMRPLAQAVTKSLGNVRSLLRDQCLRNNVPNSKTLHLDINDSTTEQLYESLKIFDRLFAEFELRYVSAMVQVKTKDEYEMQEMICVLFSETLHRALKLGLIDQDKVDTFDPALMFSIPRLAIITGLVVFPKGPLNMDMPADQLSEMFRPFRTILIKIRDLLRALSKSELQQLEKLLCTNEDIQLTLPVGTSSIEAPSEDQRNNNSTTTSTNASITQNPASSTTEETLAHPLEQRNNNLTGTSPNATTWETQLHTANPSTMSPKHPPRTVKTAVGGGAGGIGTSNNGKKSHCNSCSHRSISSASSDSSALSTPAVSPTPSHSIASTTSAVLNSSTTSPADWTDDDDDDEMDGDEDDERDEEEDDVDVDDDDDDMLVNGGEADETDDDEVVIGDCENEDMVSADCATGYLIPNTNFGNLLQPQEVPLTGNFIASEDDASSNANVELEEDQPNYADVPTTSAALRRLRLSSQTEQISIESDDKATIIAAATTTTTTPSPKSSSGSQGSSDNLTSPNGSDQMSACSCEPASSTSSSSTQSNNSAPSGKQTTQRHCNNHHHHHHHHNEHSSCTPTQPHSAHSHQSPPSRHYPYHQHNHHHHHHHHHHHHRHNRSRNEQATKAKNGTAEESVSSDANSAQLASSSDVKEVTKSKMTASQSNTSSVDSSSASSLSEVVAHPLQAPSEVSQAIKVATRKRFNIENLLHRLFVCIAGVADQLQTNFAADLRQILRSVFLMNMSPAQEDLDIPEKPKESELFEFRASEQDVIQENAGSNQSIYSAEEVNPELDSVFHNNGGGSGGGSGSGSGNNSSSSVGGCSNSNNRHSLGGAIQRGNTIDVAESNAAPSSVTAGRVHVCRSRSLGDQDHSDIGATPASSSAAARVGSQNSRLSAYISGQRQRRNRNDSVGSTSPISSSSSSSSASSENNSPISQRTSMPHTANSHNHHNNNVNNNNNNNNNTPASRASPPSSALIAPNAYAVAAATVAASNAMRNANVNARISPPAWVPDDKAPRCMSCRTQFTAFRRRHHCRNCGGVFCGVCSNATAPLPKYGLTKAVRVCRDCYVSEMRASASPTGSSAARSPPISPRSNASAATAGGS is encoded by the exons GCAGATGACAAATCTCTACTAGCACGCTTCTATCATGCAGATCGTTCACTCACAGCCGTCGCCAGCGAATTGGACAGCTTCGATGGGCGCGCAGAGCCAGATCGCTGTTCACGTCTTGTCAGCCGGCTGCGACAGGGACAG GACAAAGTACTCTCCATTACTAATTTAATAATGGAAGAGCTGCTTGGCGACGAACGTCATCCGCGTGCGTTTCGTGCGAAATTTCCCGAAGAAGTGCTGCAGGAAAATTTGGCCGGTCAGTTATGGTTCGGCGCCGAGTGCCTTGCTGCCGGCTCATCGATAATGCATCGCGAACAGGAGAGCAAAGAGATGCGTCCGTTGGCGCAGGCGGTCACAAAGAGTTTGGGTAATGTGCGTAGCTTGTTGCGTGATCAGTGCCTTCGGAATAATGTGCCGAATagcaaaacactacatttggaTATAAACGATTCCACCACAGAGCAATTGTATGAGAGTTTGAAAATATTCGATCGTTTATTTGCCGAATTCGAGTTGCGTTATGTCAGCGCTATGGTGCAGGTGAAAACAAAGGACGAATACGAGATGCAAGAAATGATTTGTGTGCTCTTTTCGGAGACTTTGCATCGTGCGCTCAAATTGGGTCTCATCGATCAGGATAAAGTGGATACATTCGATCCGGCTTTAATGTTCTCCATACCACGTTTGGCAATTATAACGGGTTTGGTAGTGTTTCCTAAAGGACCGCTCAATATGGATATGCCGGCCGATCAGTTGTCGGAAATGTTTCGACCATTTCGCACAATACTCATCAAAATACGCGATCTACTGCGTGCGTTGAGTAAAAGTGAGCTGCAACAGTTGGAGAAGTTGCTATGCACCAATGAGGACATTCAGTTAACG CTGCCGGTAGGCACCAGCAGCATCGAAGCGCCGAGTGAGGATCAACGGAACAATAACAGCACCACTACCAGCACGAATGCGTCTATCACACAAAATCCTGCCAGTAGCACAACCGAGGAAACGCTTGCCCATCCTCTGGAACAACGAAACAATAATTTAACCGGCACTTCGCCTAACGCTACTACCTGGGAGACGCAACTTCATACTGCTAACCCCAGCACAATGAGTCCGAAACATCCTCCGAGAACTGTTAAAACAGCAGTTGGTGGTGGCGCAGGTGGCATCGGCACATCCAACAACGGGAAAAAGTCCCATTGTAATTCATGCAGCCATCGCTCAATATCGTCGGCCTCTAGTGATAGTTCGGCGCTATCCACACCCGCCGTTTCGCCGACTCCATCACATTCGATTGCATCGACAACGTCTGCAGTATTGAATAGTTCGACTACCTCACCGGCAGACTGGACCGATGACGACGACGATGATGAGATGGATGGGGATGAAGATGATGAGCGCGATGAAGAAGAAGACGACGTTGATGTcgatgatgacgatgatgataTGCTGGTTAATGGGGGTGAAGCTGACGAAACCGACGATGACGAAGTTGTGATCGGTGATTGTGAGAACGAAGACATGGTATCTGCCGACTGTGCTACCGGCTATCTTATTCCAAATACAAATTTCGGCAACTTGCTGCAGCCACAAGAAGTTCCTTTGACGGGCAATTTCATAGCCAGTGAAGATGATGCTTCCAGCAATGCCAATGTGGAGCTGGAAGAAGACCAACCAAACTACGCAGATGTTCCCACCACAAGTGCAGCATTAAGACGTCTACGTCTAAGCAGTCAAACTGAACAAATCTCCATTGAGAGTGACGATAAAGCGACAATAATtgccgctgcaacaacaacaaccacaacaccCTCACCAAAGTCATCGTCAGGTTCACAAGGAAGCAGCGATAATCTGACCAGTCCCAATGGAAGTGATCAAATGTCTGCCTGTAGTTGTGAGCCTGCAAGTTCAACTTCATCGTCGTCCACACAAAGCAACAATAGTGCGCCGAGCGGGAAACAGACAACACAGCGTCATTGCAACAaccaccatcatcatcatcatcatcataatGAGCACAGTAGCTGCACGCCTACGCAACCACACAGCGCGCACAGTCATCAGAGCCCGCCAAGTCGTCATTATCCTTACCATCAACACAACCATCATCACCAccatcaccatcatcatcatcaccatcgGCATAATCGTAGCCGCAATGAACAAGCAACGAAGGCGAAAAACGGCACTGCTGAGGAAAGTGTTAGCAGTGACGCCAATTCGGCGCAGCTCGCGAGTTCAAGTGATGTCAAAGAGGTCACGAAGTCGAAAATGACCGCCAGTCAAAGCAACACCTCGAGCGTAGATAGCAGTAGCGCATCTTCGTTGTCGGAAGTTGTTGCGCATCCGCTGCAAGCGCCCAGTGAAGTCAGCCAGGCAATAAAAGTGGCTACACGCAAACGTTTCAA TATCGAAAATCTATTGCATCGTCTCTTCGTATGCATAGCCGGCGTGGCTGATCAGCTGCAGACCAATTTCGCCGCCGATTTGCGCCAAATTTTGCGCAGCGTATTCCTCATGAATATGTCGCCGGCGCAAGAGGATTTGGATATACCCGAAAAACCAAAGGAATCGGAATTATTTGAATTCCGCGCGTCCGAACAAGATGTGATACAGGAGAATGCCGGCTCCAATCAGAGCATTTATTCAGCCGAAGAAGTTAATCCCGAGCTGGACAGTGTATTCCACAATAATGGCGGTGGTAGTGGCGGCGGCAGCGGTTCAGGCagtggcaacaacagcagcagcagtgtCGGCGGCtgtagcaacagcaacaatcggCATTCCCTCGGCGGCGCCATACAGCGTGGCAATACTATAGACGTGGCTGAGTCGAACGCAGCGCCGTCTAGTGTAACAGCCGGTCGCGTGCATGTTTGTCGCAGTCGTAGTTTAGGTGATCAGGATCATAGTGATATTGGCGCGACGCCTGCCTCATCCTCTGCCGCTGCGAGGGTTGGTAGTCAGAACAGCCGCTTAAGCGCCTACATAAGCGGCCAACGGCAGCGACGAAATCGTAACGACTCGGTGGGCAGCACATCGCCCATATCATCGTCGTCGTCCTCATCATCTGCCTCGTCCGAAAATAACTCGCCAATTAGCCAGCGCACATCAATGCCGCACACCGCCAACAGTCACAACCACCACAATAACaatgttaacaacaacaacaataataataacaatacacCAGCCAGCAGAGCATCACCACCGTCTAGCGCGCTCATAGCACCGAACGCATACGCGGTCGCCGCTGCCACCGTAGCCGCCTCCAACGCGATGCGCAACGCCAATGTGAATGCACGCATTTCGCCGCCCGCCTGGGTGCCGGACGATAAGGCGCCACGCTGCATGAGCTGTCGCACACAGTTCACCGCATTCCGTCGGCGTCACCACTGTCGCAACTGCGGCGGCGTATTCTGCGGTGTCTGCTCCAATGCAACGGCACCATTGCCCAAATATGGACTGACAAAGGCGGTGCGCGTTTGCCGCGATTGTTACGTGAGCGAGATGCGCGCGAGCGCTAGCCCGACGGGCAGCAGCGCCGCACGCTCGCCGCCCATATCACCGCGTTCCAACGCGTCGGCGGCAACTGCTGGCGGTTCGTAG